The following are encoded in a window of Aestuariirhabdus haliotis genomic DNA:
- a CDS encoding PaaI family thioesterase, which produces MAFSPEQARQFVEDKIAFVQRMGLKAERLERGNVRLRAPLEGNQNHIGTMYAGALFTLAEIPGGALFMTSFDVSRFYPIVKDLKIEFLRPAKTDISCELSMDNEEIEHLQSLANEQGKVDFVLEAKLLDSENTLVAQSKGTYQLRRVGS; this is translated from the coding sequence ATGGCCTTTAGCCCCGAGCAAGCCCGTCAGTTTGTTGAAGATAAAATCGCTTTTGTGCAACGCATGGGACTCAAAGCGGAGCGACTTGAACGCGGCAATGTCCGTTTACGGGCGCCACTCGAAGGCAACCAGAATCATATCGGCACCATGTATGCTGGAGCGCTGTTCACCCTCGCCGAAATCCCGGGCGGTGCGCTCTTTATGACCAGTTTTGATGTCAGCCGTTTCTACCCTATCGTCAAGGACCTCAAGATTGAGTTTCTGCGCCCGGCAAAAACCGATATCAGCTGCGAGCTGTCTATGGATAACGAGGAGATTGAACATTTGCAATCCCTGGCTAACGAACAAGGCAAAGTGGACTTTGTACTGGAAGCAAAACTATTGGACAGTGAGAACACTCTGGTTGCCCAATCCAAAGGGACTTACCAGCTCAGGCGAGTTGGCAGCTGA
- the hemE gene encoding uroporphyrinogen decarboxylase: MIELKNDRFLRALLREPVDVTPVWMMRQAGRYLPEYKETRAQAGDFMSLCMNPELACEVTIQPLERYDLDAAILFSDILTIPDAMDLGLYFETGEGPRFKKPVRTEADVDALPIPDPSDGLDYVMKAVTTIRRELNGRVPLIGFSGSPWTLATYMVEGGSSKDFRRIKAMMFSQPEVLHQLLDKLAQSVISYLNAQIAAGAQAVQIFDTWGGVLSPACYREFSLNYMAKIVAGLTRESEGRKVPVILFTKNGGQWIEQIADAGADCVGLDWTIDIAEARQRIGSRVALQGNMDPSVLYASPARIREEVETILQGFGKGNGHIFNLGHGIHQFVDPKHAGVFVEAVHELSEKYHQ, translated from the coding sequence ATGATCGAATTGAAAAATGACCGTTTTCTTCGCGCTCTGTTACGTGAGCCCGTTGATGTAACGCCCGTATGGATGATGCGCCAGGCCGGTCGATATCTGCCTGAGTACAAGGAGACGCGTGCCCAGGCTGGGGATTTCATGTCCCTGTGCATGAATCCTGAACTGGCCTGTGAAGTGACAATTCAGCCATTGGAACGTTATGACCTGGATGCGGCGATCCTTTTTTCGGATATTTTGACCATCCCTGATGCGATGGATTTGGGGCTTTACTTCGAAACCGGTGAAGGGCCACGTTTCAAGAAGCCGGTTCGCACCGAAGCTGATGTCGATGCTCTACCAATCCCGGATCCCTCAGATGGGCTTGATTATGTGATGAAAGCGGTGACTACCATTCGCCGTGAGTTAAATGGTCGAGTGCCACTGATCGGTTTTTCCGGCAGTCCCTGGACGCTGGCGACCTATATGGTCGAGGGCGGCTCATCCAAGGATTTTCGTCGAATTAAAGCGATGATGTTTAGCCAACCCGAAGTATTGCACCAGCTGTTGGATAAGCTGGCCCAGTCTGTCATCAGTTACCTCAACGCTCAGATTGCCGCGGGTGCTCAGGCTGTGCAGATCTTCGATACCTGGGGCGGTGTCCTGAGCCCAGCGTGCTACCGCGAGTTTTCGCTGAATTATATGGCGAAAATTGTTGCCGGACTGACCCGAGAAAGTGAAGGCCGCAAGGTGCCGGTGATCTTGTTCACCAAGAATGGTGGACAGTGGATCGAACAGATTGCCGATGCTGGAGCCGACTGTGTCGGCCTGGACTGGACCATTGATATTGCCGAAGCTCGCCAGCGCATCGGCAGCCGAGTAGCGCTGCAGGGCAATATGGATCCTTCCGTGCTTTATGCCTCCCCGGCGCGTATTCGTGAAGAAGTAGAAACGATTCTACAGGGCTTTGGCAAAGGCAACGGTCACATATTTAATCTGGGCCACGGCATTCACCAGTTCGTTGACCCCAAACATGCCGGTGTTTTTGTCGAGGCGGTGCATGAACTGTCCGAGAAGTACCATCAGTAA
- a CDS encoding FAD-dependent oxidoreductase — MTERLNNSFQFLDVARAEPSKKELDVRKNQFVEIYKPFTHKESKSQSHRCLECGNPYCEWKCPVHNYIPNWLKLVAEGNIIEAAELSHQTNTLPEVCGRVCPQDRLCEGACTLNDGFGAVTIGATEKFITDTAFAMGWRPDLSHVKETGKRVAIIGAGPAGLGCADILARNGVKAVVFDRHPEIGGLLTFGIPEFKLEKDVMKRRRQVFEGMGIEFQLNTEIGKEITMQQLLDDYDAVFMGMGTYTAMKGGFPGEELPGVHDALPFLISNVNRCLGYDDKGEFIDMKGKRVVVLGGGDTAMDCNRTSVRQGAASVTCAYRRDEANMPGSRKEVENSREEGVQFLFNRQPVEIVGEGKVEGIKVVSTRLGEPDENGRQRPEVIPGSDEVIPADVVLVAFGFQPSPEPWFADHKIDINSWGGVIAEEQQEFKFQTSNPKVFAGGDMVRGSDLVVTAIWEGRQAAEGILDYLEV; from the coding sequence ATGACTGAGCGTTTGAACAACAGCTTTCAGTTTCTGGATGTAGCCAGAGCAGAACCGAGCAAGAAAGAGCTCGATGTACGAAAGAATCAGTTTGTAGAAATCTATAAGCCGTTCACGCACAAAGAATCCAAATCCCAGAGCCATCGTTGCCTGGAGTGTGGAAACCCTTATTGCGAGTGGAAGTGTCCGGTCCATAATTACATCCCCAACTGGCTTAAGCTGGTTGCCGAAGGCAATATTATTGAAGCGGCAGAGCTGAGTCACCAGACCAATACCTTGCCTGAAGTCTGTGGTCGAGTGTGCCCACAGGATCGGCTCTGTGAGGGGGCCTGTACCCTTAACGACGGTTTTGGCGCGGTGACCATTGGTGCGACCGAAAAGTTTATTACCGATACCGCCTTTGCCATGGGCTGGCGACCAGACCTCTCCCACGTCAAGGAGACCGGTAAGCGAGTGGCTATCATCGGGGCTGGTCCCGCTGGCTTGGGGTGTGCCGATATCCTGGCTCGCAATGGTGTCAAAGCGGTGGTGTTTGACCGTCATCCGGAAATTGGTGGTTTGCTGACCTTTGGCATCCCTGAATTCAAGCTTGAAAAAGATGTGATGAAACGCCGTCGTCAGGTATTCGAGGGCATGGGCATCGAATTTCAGCTCAATACCGAAATCGGCAAAGAGATCACCATGCAGCAGTTGCTGGATGATTACGATGCGGTGTTTATGGGAATGGGTACCTACACGGCGATGAAAGGCGGATTCCCCGGTGAAGAACTTCCCGGTGTTCATGATGCATTGCCGTTCCTGATCTCCAACGTCAATCGTTGCCTTGGTTATGACGATAAGGGTGAGTTTATCGACATGAAGGGTAAGCGTGTGGTGGTTCTTGGTGGCGGTGATACCGCGATGGACTGTAACCGTACCTCGGTTCGCCAGGGTGCTGCTTCGGTCACCTGTGCCTACCGCCGCGACGAAGCCAATATGCCCGGTTCTCGAAAAGAAGTAGAGAACTCCCGTGAGGAAGGCGTTCAATTCCTGTTTAACCGCCAGCCGGTGGAAATTGTTGGTGAAGGTAAAGTCGAAGGTATCAAGGTGGTGTCTACCCGTCTGGGTGAACCGGATGAAAATGGACGCCAGCGGCCTGAGGTTATTCCCGGCAGTGATGAAGTGATCCCTGCTGATGTGGTGTTGGTGGCCTTTGGTTTTCAGCCTAGCCCTGAACCCTGGTTCGCGGACCACAAGATTGATATCAATAGCTGGGGTGGTGTTATTGCCGAAGAGCAGCAGGAGTTTAAATTCCAGACCAGTAACCCCAAAGTGTTTGCCGGCGGTGACATGGTGCGAGGTTCTGATCTGGTGGTGACCGCTATTTGGGAAGGTCGGCAGGCGGCTGAAGGTATTCTGGATTACCTCGAAGTTTGA
- the gltB gene encoding glutamate synthase large subunit, translated as MSSGLYHPEQFKDNCGFGLIAHTEGEKSHHLLQTAIEALTCMTHRGGIAADGKTGDGCGLLIQKPDSFFREVTRGQYASELNERYAVGMIFLSADAEKAEIGRQAISQEIAAEGLELLGWRTVPTDNECLGPIAIEQEPTIDQVFINCPDEIDEAHFAVKLFMARRKAGLAMADDPDFYICSMSDRVVSYKGLMMPVDLPRYYRDLGDSRFETAICVFHQRFSTNTMPRWKLAQPFRMLAHNGEINTITGNRNWSEARSSKFHSELLPNLDAVKPLVNRTGSDSSSMDNMLEVLVTGGVKLYRAIRMMVPPAWQNVDTMDPELRAFYEYNSMHLEPWDGPAGLVITDGRYALCALDRNGLRPSRWVRTSNGYLTVASEIGVFDYQPEDVIAKGRVGPGEILAIDTETGELLQAHDIDNKLKTQQPYKQWLKSGAKRIQSKYIEQLHRVEHFDKDTLNSHMKMFQVTFEERDQVLRPLAENGAEAVGSMGDDTPMAVLSGRVRSVYDYFRQMFAQVTNPPIDPLRESIVMSLESCIGAERNVFEETPEHAARVILGSPVLSTTKFLNITNEEELGIGVACISLNYDANEPLKQAIERVCDEAEAAVRSGKVVVHLSDRDLTAGKLTIHAAMATGAVHHRLIRQGLRCDANIVVETGTARDSHHFAVLIGFGATAVYPYLSYEVLGDLIQTGELLSDQIAAHKAYRKGINKGLLKILSKMGISTIASYRGSQLFEAIGLSDEVVDLCFCGVSSRLQGARFEDLQKEQTLLAKEAWIQRKKIQQGGLLKYVHDSEYHAFNPDVVSTIQKAVSTGDYGVYRQYADLVNQRPVATLRDLLAIREDLTAVELNEVEPVESIVRRFDSAAMSLGALSPEAHEALAQAMNRLGGRSNSGEGGEDPARFGTDKVSKIKQIASGRFGVTPHYLVNAEVLQIKVAQGAKPGEGGQLPGGKVNKLIARLRYSVPGVTLISPPPHHDIYSIEDLAQLIFDLKQVNPKAQVSVKLVSEPGVGTIAAGVAKAYADLITISGYDGGTAASPLTSIRYAGSPWELGLSEAQQALRANDLRGKIRLQTDGGLKTGLDVVKAAILGAESFGFGTTPMVAMGCKYLRICHLNNCATGVATQNDELREKYFIGDVEMVMNFFRFVAEETREWLSKLGVRSLEELVGRTDLLQALPGYTDKQANLDLSPILSNDHIPADKPQVCQADRNDPFDRAEMAERMVNDMLPSIDSASGGEFQYSIGNCDRSIGARISGEIARRHGNLGMEPNPISVRLTGTAGQSFGVWNAGGLHMYLQGDANDYVGKGMTGGKLVITPPSGSQFESQDTSIIGNTCVYGATGGKLFAAGRAGERLAVRNSGAHVVTEGAGDHCCEYMTGGLVTVLGEVGHNFGAGMTGGFAYVFDRNRQFVDRYNHELVDIHRIDTESMEQYRTHLVHIIEEYVAETGSAWGKELLEDIYDYIGKFWLVKPKAANMNDLLSSIRTRPE; from the coding sequence TGACCTGTATGACCCACCGCGGTGGTATCGCAGCAGACGGTAAAACCGGCGACGGTTGTGGCCTGTTGATTCAGAAACCCGATTCTTTCTTTCGCGAAGTTACCCGTGGGCAGTATGCCTCAGAGTTAAACGAGCGCTATGCCGTCGGCATGATTTTTTTAAGTGCCGATGCCGAGAAAGCTGAAATCGGTCGTCAGGCGATAAGTCAGGAAATCGCCGCCGAAGGTCTGGAGTTGCTAGGCTGGCGGACCGTCCCCACTGACAATGAATGTTTAGGCCCTATCGCTATTGAACAGGAGCCGACGATCGACCAGGTATTTATCAATTGCCCGGATGAGATCGACGAGGCCCACTTTGCGGTTAAATTGTTCATGGCGCGCCGTAAAGCCGGCCTGGCGATGGCTGATGACCCTGACTTTTATATTTGCTCGATGTCCGACCGCGTTGTGTCTTATAAAGGTCTGATGATGCCGGTGGACCTACCGCGTTATTACAGGGATCTCGGTGACTCTCGCTTTGAAACGGCAATTTGCGTTTTCCATCAGCGTTTCTCTACCAATACCATGCCTCGTTGGAAGCTGGCTCAACCTTTCCGCATGTTGGCGCATAATGGTGAGATCAACACTATTACCGGTAACCGTAATTGGTCTGAAGCCCGCTCCAGCAAGTTCCATTCCGAATTGTTGCCGAATCTGGATGCGGTCAAACCGCTGGTTAACCGCACCGGGTCAGATTCCTCCAGTATGGATAATATGCTGGAAGTGCTCGTAACCGGCGGCGTCAAACTCTATCGCGCGATCCGCATGATGGTGCCCCCGGCCTGGCAGAATGTGGATACTATGGACCCCGAGCTACGGGCGTTCTACGAATACAACTCCATGCATTTGGAACCCTGGGATGGCCCCGCAGGTCTGGTCATTACCGACGGTCGTTATGCTCTGTGCGCCCTCGATCGTAACGGTTTACGACCATCACGTTGGGTTCGCACCAGTAATGGTTATCTGACTGTTGCTTCTGAAATCGGAGTATTCGATTACCAGCCAGAAGATGTTATTGCCAAAGGGCGTGTTGGCCCGGGTGAAATTTTGGCGATCGATACCGAGACCGGCGAGCTGCTGCAAGCCCACGATATTGATAACAAGCTCAAAACCCAGCAACCCTATAAACAGTGGTTGAAGAGCGGAGCCAAACGTATTCAATCCAAGTATATCGAGCAGCTGCATCGCGTAGAGCACTTCGATAAGGACACCCTGAACAGTCACATGAAAATGTTCCAGGTAACCTTTGAAGAGCGCGACCAGGTGCTGCGGCCCCTGGCGGAAAATGGCGCAGAAGCAGTCGGTTCTATGGGGGACGATACGCCCATGGCCGTATTGTCGGGACGTGTACGTTCGGTGTACGACTATTTCCGTCAGATGTTCGCCCAGGTGACCAATCCGCCGATAGATCCGCTGCGCGAATCCATCGTGATGTCGCTGGAAAGCTGTATTGGCGCCGAACGCAATGTCTTTGAGGAAACCCCGGAACACGCGGCGCGTGTTATTCTGGGTTCCCCCGTCCTCTCGACTACCAAGTTCCTCAATATCACCAATGAGGAAGAACTCGGTATTGGAGTCGCCTGCATCAGCCTTAACTACGATGCGAATGAGCCGCTAAAACAGGCGATTGAGCGTGTTTGCGACGAAGCTGAAGCCGCTGTGCGCTCTGGCAAAGTGGTCGTGCACCTGAGTGATCGTGACCTGACCGCCGGCAAGCTTACTATACATGCGGCCATGGCGACCGGCGCCGTGCATCACCGACTGATCCGGCAAGGTTTGCGTTGTGATGCCAATATCGTCGTCGAAACGGGTACGGCCCGTGATTCTCATCACTTCGCGGTGTTGATCGGCTTTGGTGCTACGGCAGTATATCCCTACCTCAGCTATGAAGTGCTGGGGGATCTGATCCAGACCGGTGAGCTGCTGAGTGACCAGATTGCGGCTCATAAGGCGTACCGTAAAGGAATCAACAAAGGGCTGCTGAAAATCCTGTCCAAAATGGGCATCTCCACCATTGCCTCTTACCGAGGCTCCCAGCTGTTTGAAGCGATTGGCTTAAGCGATGAGGTGGTGGATCTTTGTTTCTGCGGTGTCAGCAGTCGTTTGCAAGGTGCACGCTTTGAAGACCTGCAAAAGGAACAGACGCTTCTGGCCAAAGAAGCCTGGATACAGCGTAAGAAAATCCAGCAAGGCGGTTTGCTTAAGTACGTTCATGACAGTGAGTACCATGCTTTTAACCCGGACGTAGTCAGTACCATCCAGAAAGCGGTGAGCACGGGTGACTATGGCGTCTATCGCCAGTATGCGGACCTGGTCAACCAGCGCCCCGTGGCAACCCTGCGGGACCTGCTGGCGATTCGGGAAGATCTGACGGCAGTTGAGCTTAATGAGGTCGAGCCGGTCGAATCGATCGTGCGTCGTTTCGACAGTGCGGCCATGTCCCTGGGGGCTTTGTCTCCAGAAGCTCACGAAGCTTTGGCGCAAGCGATGAACCGCCTCGGTGGGCGTTCCAACTCCGGTGAGGGGGGGGAAGATCCTGCCCGTTTTGGTACCGACAAAGTCTCCAAAATCAAACAGATTGCATCCGGTCGTTTTGGTGTAACACCTCATTATCTGGTAAATGCTGAAGTGCTGCAGATCAAAGTAGCGCAAGGTGCCAAGCCGGGTGAAGGTGGCCAGTTACCTGGTGGTAAAGTCAATAAGTTGATTGCCCGACTGCGTTATTCGGTGCCGGGTGTGACCTTGATCTCCCCACCGCCGCACCATGATATCTATTCGATTGAGGATTTGGCTCAGCTGATTTTTGACCTGAAGCAGGTGAACCCCAAGGCTCAGGTATCGGTTAAACTGGTTTCCGAGCCGGGCGTGGGAACGATAGCCGCCGGTGTGGCCAAGGCCTACGCCGATCTGATCACGATCTCCGGCTATGATGGTGGCACAGCCGCCAGTCCGTTGACGTCGATTCGCTATGCCGGTTCTCCCTGGGAGCTGGGGCTTAGTGAAGCGCAGCAGGCACTTAGAGCCAATGATCTGCGCGGCAAGATTCGCCTGCAAACCGACGGTGGTTTGAAAACCGGTCTTGACGTGGTTAAAGCCGCCATTTTGGGTGCCGAAAGCTTTGGCTTTGGTACTACGCCGATGGTTGCTATGGGCTGTAAGTACCTGCGTATCTGTCATTTGAACAACTGTGCGACCGGTGTTGCTACGCAAAATGACGAGCTGCGTGAAAAGTACTTTATCGGCGATGTCGAGATGGTCATGAATTTCTTCCGTTTCGTCGCCGAAGAGACCCGCGAATGGTTGTCCAAGTTGGGTGTGCGTTCCCTGGAAGAGCTGGTTGGTCGTACGGACCTACTGCAGGCACTGCCGGGTTACACGGATAAACAAGCCAATCTGGACCTGTCGCCGATACTTAGCAATGACCATATTCCAGCGGATAAGCCTCAGGTGTGCCAGGCCGACCGTAACGATCCTTTCGATCGTGCGGAGATGGCCGAGCGTATGGTGAACGATATGTTGCCAAGCATCGACAGTGCCAGCGGTGGCGAATTCCAATACAGCATCGGTAACTGTGATCGTTCGATCGGAGCCCGGATCTCGGGTGAAATTGCCCGTCGACACGGTAACCTCGGCATGGAGCCGAACCCGATCAGTGTACGCTTGACCGGTACTGCCGGGCAGAGCTTTGGTGTCTGGAACGCTGGCGGCTTGCATATGTATTTGCAAGGCGATGCCAATGACTACGTCGGCAAAGGTATGACCGGTGGCAAGCTGGTCATTACGCCGCCTTCAGGAAGCCAGTTCGAATCGCAGGATACCTCTATTATCGGTAATACCTGTGTCTACGGAGCCACCGGCGGTAAGTTGTTTGCGGCTGGTCGAGCGGGTGAGCGACTGGCGGTACGTAACTCTGGCGCTCATGTTGTGACCGAAGGTGCCGGAGACCATTGCTGTGAATATATGACCGGTGGTCTGGTAACCGTGCTGGGTGAGGTTGGACACAACTTCGGAGCAGGCATGACGGGTGGTTTCGCCTATGTGTTCGATCGAAATCGACAGTTCGTTGATCGTTATAACCACGAACTGGTAGATATTCATCGAATTGATACTGAGTCGATGGAGCAATATCGCACCCATCTGGTCCATATTATTGAAGAGTATGTGGCCGAGACCGGTAGTGCCTGGGGTAAAGAACTGTTGGAAGATATTTACGATTATATTGGCAAGTTCTGGCTGGTGAAGCCGAAAGCCGCCAATATGAACGATCTGCTCAGCAGTATTCGTACCCGCCCTGAGTAA